In Chondrinema litorale, a single window of DNA contains:
- a CDS encoding sodium:solute symporter family protein: MDVQIWTYIIVGITFALYIGIAVWSRASSTNDFYVAGGGVPPVANGMATAADWMSAASFISMAGIISFMGYDGSVYLMGWTGGYVLLALLLAPYLRKFGKFTVPDFIGDRYYSNVARTVAVVCAIFVSFTYVAGQMRGVGVVFSRFLEVQVEWGVVIGMIIVFFYAVLGGMKGITYTQVAQFCVLIFAYMVPAIFIAIQLTDTPIPQLGFIGTLDDGTFLLDKLDGLHEELGFASYTSGSKPIIDVFCITAALMIGTAGLPHVIVRFFTVPRVKDARISAGYALIFITVLYTTAPAIAAFARTNLIETVSNKEYTSMPEWFTKWEDTGLIAFDDKNNDGVIQYVGDANQNELIIDRDIMVLANPEIAQLPSWVIALVAAGGLAAALSTAAGLLLVISTSVSHDLIKMQIAPDITEGKELMWARIGAGVAVLIAGYFGINPPGFVAQVVAFAFGLAAASFFPAIVLGIFYKRMNKEGAIAGMVVGLVFTLAYIVYFKFINNAPEAADSWFLGISPEGIGTVGMVVNFIVSIVVSSLTPPPPFEVQEMVEEIRYPRGASKEVIHH, encoded by the coding sequence ATGGACGTACAAATTTGGACCTATATAATTGTTGGGATCACCTTTGCGCTTTACATAGGCATAGCTGTCTGGTCGAGGGCTTCTTCAACAAACGATTTTTATGTGGCAGGCGGAGGTGTGCCACCTGTAGCTAATGGTATGGCTACTGCTGCCGACTGGATGTCTGCGGCTTCATTTATCTCTATGGCTGGTATTATCTCATTTATGGGATACGATGGCTCTGTTTACCTTATGGGTTGGACTGGCGGATATGTTTTGCTAGCCTTGTTGCTTGCTCCCTATCTAAGAAAGTTTGGCAAGTTTACCGTGCCTGATTTTATTGGAGACAGATACTATTCTAATGTGGCTCGTACTGTAGCCGTAGTTTGTGCCATCTTCGTTTCTTTTACCTATGTAGCTGGTCAGATGCGTGGAGTTGGCGTTGTATTTTCTCGCTTTTTAGAAGTACAAGTAGAGTGGGGAGTAGTAATAGGGATGATAATCGTATTTTTCTATGCAGTATTAGGTGGAATGAAAGGCATTACCTATACACAAGTAGCTCAGTTTTGTGTTTTGATTTTTGCTTACATGGTTCCTGCTATCTTTATTGCAATTCAATTAACAGATACACCTATTCCTCAATTGGGTTTTATAGGTACTTTAGATGATGGAACCTTCCTTTTAGATAAATTGGATGGCTTGCACGAAGAACTAGGCTTTGCTTCCTATACATCAGGTTCTAAACCAATTATTGATGTATTCTGTATTACCGCAGCTTTAATGATTGGTACAGCAGGTCTACCACACGTAATCGTTCGCTTTTTTACAGTTCCAAGAGTAAAAGATGCTCGTATCTCTGCTGGTTATGCATTAATTTTTATCACTGTACTTTACACTACAGCTCCTGCAATTGCAGCTTTTGCACGTACAAATTTAATTGAAACAGTAAGTAATAAAGAGTATACTTCCATGCCAGAGTGGTTTACCAAATGGGAAGACACTGGCTTAATCGCTTTTGATGATAAAAACAACGATGGCGTAATTCAGTATGTAGGAGATGCCAACCAAAACGAACTTATAATAGACCGAGACATTATGGTTTTGGCAAATCCAGAAATTGCACAATTGCCAAGTTGGGTAATTGCTTTGGTAGCTGCAGGTGGTTTGGCGGCGGCGCTTTCAACAGCGGCGGGTTTGCTATTGGTAATTTCAACATCGGTTTCTCACGACCTTATAAAAATGCAGATAGCACCAGATATTACAGAAGGTAAAGAATTGATGTGGGCTAGAATAGGTGCTGGTGTAGCAGTTTTAATTGCCGGATATTTTGGTATCAATCCTCCGGGTTTTGTAGCTCAAGTAGTTGCATTTGCATTTGGTTTGGCGGCAGCATCTTTCTTCCCGGCTATTGTATTGGGTATTTTCTACAAAAGGATGAATAAAGAAGGTGCTATAGCAGGAATGGTTGTCGGCTTGGTATTTACATTAGCCTATATCGTTTATTTCAAATTTATTAATAATGCTCCGGAAGCAGCAGATAGCTGGTTTTTAGGCATATCGCCTGAGGGTATTGGCACAGTAGGAATGGTAGTTAATTTTATAGTTTCCATTGTAGTTTCTTCTCTAACTCCACCACCTCCATTCGAAGTGCAGGAAATGGTAGAAGAAATTCGCTATCCGAGAGGAGCATCTAAAGAGGTTATTCACCATTAA
- a CDS encoding LysR substrate-binding domain-containing protein has protein sequence MNLHQLEYIIAVDQLKNFNKAAGACLVTQATLSAMVKKLEEELEVIIFDRKTKPVITTDYGKQIIAEARKAIYHANRLKEISCTLNNKVEGKVKIGIISNVANSLLPHILKELLDNYPLLELDFIECSEEQAVRKLKSGGIDMAILTTPGNIDDLEEITLYSEALLIYGNLDEKKNYVFPKNMKNFNFWVLEEGNCSQDQSVEVCRLEKNSTLYKNLKFEAHSFETLMNLADKFGGLTLVPELYYKSLSTERKNKVRSFQTPVPVREIKLLYYRPYAKLGYIDTLAKDITNIVNSKLEFDIFTCKKNDFFKVRI, from the coding sequence ATGAACTTGCATCAATTAGAATACATCATAGCCGTTGATCAATTAAAAAATTTCAACAAGGCTGCAGGAGCTTGTTTGGTTACACAAGCAACCCTTAGTGCCATGGTTAAAAAACTCGAAGAAGAACTAGAAGTTATTATCTTCGATAGAAAGACCAAACCTGTAATTACCACAGACTATGGCAAGCAAATAATTGCAGAAGCTCGAAAAGCAATTTATCATGCTAATCGCTTAAAAGAGATCTCATGCACACTTAATAACAAAGTGGAAGGTAAGGTAAAAATTGGCATTATCTCTAATGTGGCTAATTCTTTATTGCCACATATCTTAAAAGAACTGCTCGACAATTACCCATTACTAGAATTAGATTTTATAGAATGCTCAGAAGAACAAGCTGTGCGAAAACTAAAATCTGGAGGTATTGATATGGCAATTCTTACAACGCCGGGTAATATCGATGATCTAGAAGAAATTACACTATACAGTGAGGCGCTTCTGATTTATGGCAATCTGGATGAAAAGAAAAATTATGTTTTTCCGAAGAATATGAAAAACTTTAATTTTTGGGTTTTGGAAGAAGGAAATTGTTCGCAAGACCAGAGCGTAGAAGTTTGCAGACTGGAAAAGAACTCCACTCTTTATAAAAACCTTAAGTTCGAAGCGCATTCATTCGAAACCTTAATGAATCTGGCAGATAAATTTGGAGGTCTTACGCTTGTACCCGAATTATACTATAAGTCTTTATCGACAGAAAGGAAAAACAAGGTGAGAAGTTTTCAAACACCAGTGCCAGTAAGAGAGATTAAGCTGTTGTATTATCGACCTTATGCCAAGTTAGGTTATATTGATACTTTGGCTAAAGACATTACAAACATTGTAAACTCTAAGTTAGAGTTTGATATTTTCACCTGTAAAAAGAATGATTTTTTTAAAGTGAGAATTTAG
- a CDS encoding protein phosphatase 2C domain-containing protein: MHICIVNDLKFYSTLQIGSFHTNHCEDFLINEDLSRKTKLIAVMDGCTMGTESVFASILIGKLLRKIAKDKFYRDFIDTKQPSLKDDLKDILSQLFIELREIRNKLLLDTSELLSTLVIGLIDGDTFHAEFLVVGDGLIYKDGQAFEFEQNDMPDYLAYHLSEQFDDWYSSQKQIISFSDFKDISICTDGIFTFKPIKKNQYVRDEQEVLDFLLKDTVYEDQNNLLDRKIRILKDQCLHENTDDLAIIRIRKKE, encoded by the coding sequence ATGCATATTTGCATTGTGAACGATTTAAAGTTTTATTCTACATTACAGATTGGTTCATTCCATACCAATCATTGCGAAGATTTTTTAATTAATGAAGACTTAAGCAGGAAAACAAAACTGATTGCGGTAATGGATGGTTGCACCATGGGTACCGAATCAGTTTTTGCTTCGATATTAATTGGTAAGCTTCTTAGAAAAATAGCAAAAGATAAGTTTTACAGAGATTTTATAGATACTAAGCAACCTTCGCTAAAAGACGATTTAAAAGATATTCTATCTCAGCTATTCATTGAGCTTAGAGAAATAAGAAACAAACTACTATTAGATACCTCCGAGCTACTCTCTACACTAGTAATAGGCTTGATTGATGGTGATACCTTTCATGCAGAGTTTCTTGTTGTGGGCGATGGCTTAATTTATAAGGATGGTCAAGCATTTGAGTTTGAACAAAATGACATGCCAGATTATTTGGCTTATCATTTATCTGAGCAATTTGATGATTGGTATTCCTCTCAAAAACAAATTATTTCATTTAGTGATTTTAAAGATATATCTATTTGTACAGATGGCATATTTACCTTCAAACCAATTAAAAAAAACCAATATGTTAGAGATGAACAAGAAGTATTAGACTTTCTATTGAAAGATACCGTATATGAAGATCAAAACAATTTACTCGATAGAAAGATTAGAATACTTAAAGACCAATGTTTACACGAAAATACCGATGATCTAGCAATTATCAGAATTAGAAAAAAAGAATAA
- a CDS encoding sensor histidine kinase yields the protein MYTLYGQNAVSINNEIENLADITPSISLLADTSNSLDIIDVSKPQFQDNFIPFENFEKHDDANIVYWGKVKIENETDKLKRVLFAVNNNNFVRFYQSENDSTFSVEYAGELETKSNKDITGLRKDCTFNLYLLPKESKTIYYRVQSVTGFKPNIKAQLFYPKDWFDNYHFVLIKQSAFQGVLVIIITLCFLVFIGNKDRTYLYYALYVLSISIYFFWNFGFTSNYILPENPSVNNYIWTSFTLSPFFYFLFFRKFLETKKYSPKWDKVFKAFTYFSLGTFIFSITLQFITNKTIYSINITNVILFFELIAGIVFLNFIPKEVRLLKFAKIGNYALAIGGILSIIWHFLAFNEYALFGQLGVTFELIVFALGLGYKIRLNEEDKRDTQQELIVQLKKNKILQENINKELEHLVHKRTEELSEKNHQLEVQHDEISNQTIKLREANEEIQLINFSLEEIIAERTRELIYAREELNLFLYRTSHDLRGPLARIEGLLQILKLDNGDSFKDYWESFSKVTNSMSKTLESLLEISTIINHPSENQIIEIESLVDYLKKTFEYNINLISFEYPEELTFISKPTMLELAMKAIIQNALTYQHEVSEVLVKIDVSKDMELVVTISDNGIGIDEKILPNIFEMFFVGSTKSKGNGLGLFIAKKAVKELNGQIDVSSVKEQGTSMTLTIPVDASIKIRSHSIASEN from the coding sequence GTGTATACACTATATGGGCAGAATGCTGTATCTATTAATAATGAAATTGAAAACTTAGCTGATATTACTCCCAGTATCAGTCTGCTAGCAGATACTAGCAATTCACTTGATATTATAGATGTTTCCAAACCACAGTTTCAAGATAATTTTATCCCATTCGAAAATTTTGAAAAGCATGACGATGCCAATATTGTCTATTGGGGAAAAGTGAAAATTGAAAATGAAACAGATAAACTAAAAAGAGTTCTTTTTGCTGTTAATAACAACAATTTTGTAAGATTCTACCAAAGTGAAAATGACAGCACTTTTAGTGTGGAGTATGCTGGCGAATTGGAAACAAAATCGAATAAAGATATTACTGGCCTTAGAAAGGATTGTACCTTTAATTTGTATCTACTCCCTAAAGAATCTAAAACAATATATTATAGAGTTCAATCTGTTACAGGTTTTAAACCGAATATAAAAGCTCAATTATTTTATCCAAAAGACTGGTTTGATAACTATCATTTTGTTTTGATAAAACAAAGTGCTTTTCAAGGTGTACTTGTCATCATTATCACTTTATGCTTTCTTGTATTTATAGGAAATAAGGATAGAACCTATCTTTACTATGCTTTATATGTTCTATCAATTTCTATATACTTTTTCTGGAATTTTGGCTTTACTTCTAACTATATTTTACCTGAAAACCCTTCTGTAAATAATTATATATGGACATCATTTACTTTAAGCCCATTCTTCTATTTTCTATTTTTCAGGAAATTTCTCGAAACCAAAAAGTACTCGCCCAAATGGGATAAAGTATTTAAAGCTTTCACCTATTTCAGTTTAGGTACATTTATATTTTCTATCACTTTACAGTTTATCACCAATAAAACAATCTATTCGATTAATATCACCAATGTGATACTGTTTTTCGAATTGATTGCTGGTATTGTCTTTTTAAACTTTATTCCTAAAGAAGTAAGGCTATTAAAATTTGCTAAGATTGGAAACTATGCATTAGCTATTGGTGGAATTTTATCAATTATATGGCATTTCTTGGCATTTAATGAATATGCGCTTTTTGGGCAATTGGGTGTAACATTCGAATTAATCGTGTTTGCTCTTGGACTTGGTTATAAAATTAGATTGAATGAAGAAGACAAAAGAGATACGCAACAAGAACTGATTGTACAACTCAAAAAGAATAAAATTCTTCAAGAAAATATTAATAAGGAACTTGAACATCTGGTTCATAAGAGAACTGAAGAACTAAGTGAAAAGAATCATCAATTAGAAGTGCAACACGATGAAATTTCTAATCAAACTATTAAGCTGAGAGAAGCAAATGAAGAAATTCAGTTAATCAATTTTAGCTTAGAAGAAATTATTGCCGAAAGAACCCGTGAGCTAATATATGCAAGAGAGGAGTTGAATTTATTCCTCTACAGAACATCTCACGACCTTAGAGGACCTTTAGCCAGGATTGAAGGTCTACTCCAAATTCTTAAACTCGACAATGGTGATTCTTTTAAAGATTATTGGGAAAGCTTTAGCAAAGTAACTAATAGTATGAGTAAAACTTTGGAGAGCTTATTAGAGATTAGCACCATTATTAACCACCCTTCTGAAAATCAAATTATTGAGATTGAAAGTTTAGTCGATTACCTTAAGAAAACTTTTGAGTACAACATCAACTTAATATCATTTGAATATCCCGAAGAGCTTACTTTTATTTCGAAACCGACTATGCTGGAGTTAGCTATGAAAGCAATTATCCAAAACGCGCTAACTTATCAGCATGAAGTTTCTGAAGTTTTGGTGAAAATTGATGTCTCAAAAGATATGGAATTAGTGGTAACCATATCTGATAATGGAATCGGAATTGATGAAAAAATCTTGCCTAATATTTTCGAAATGTTCTTTGTCGGTTCAACCAAATCTAAAGGAAATGGCCTTGGGCTTTTTATAGCAAAAAAAGCCGTAAAAGAATTAAATGGCCAAATTGATGTAAGCAGCGTAAAAGAGCAAGGTACTAGCATGACACTAACTATACCAGTAGATGCCTCTATTAAAATTAGGTCTCATTCTATTGCTTCTGAAAATTAG